CTGCCCGTGGCGAGGCGAGGGGGCCGGGAGCGGGCGAGCGAGTGGGGCGAgacggacagacggacggacggacCGCGCGGTGGCAGCGGGAGCTGGAAGAGCCTGTGAGGGAGTGCAGGGAGCAGGCGCCCAAGCGCCCACCGTGGCAGGAGCAGTCCGCACGCCGCGCTCTCTCTGAGGGGGATTTGCAGTTGCAATATGACTTTGGAGGAATTCTCGGCTGGAGAGCAGAAGACCGAAAGGTAAGGCGGCCGGAGTCTCTCCCTGAACTCTTTTCGCCCACTGCGTGCACCCCATTGCGGCCCCTCTGGGCAAGGTTTGGCGGGGAGCGACCGGTTAAAAGTTTGCAGAGGGCACCTCCCGTCCGTCTCGCTCCGGGGGCCTTCCCCAAGGCGTCCGTGGACGGAAGGAGCGTGCCCCCAACCCGGCCGAGCCCTCCAGGCCTTTGCAAAAGGCAGAAGGGACTGTCCCTGCCGGTGCCGCTCCTGCGGCTGGCAGCCTGTGGCTGCGCCCAGCGCCGGGGACTGGCAGCGCCCTCGGGGGAGGGTGGCGGGTGGCCCTCTCGGGGTTTTTCGCAGGCCACCCGGCCTCCGGGCGTGTGAGGGTTCACTGGGGGTGACAGggccggggggggagggggctttggGTTTGCAGAAAGCGGAGCGGCGCGGTGGCGCACGAACTCGGGAGGGAGAGTCGCGGTGCAGGGCGAAGGGGCGGCGATGGCCCCGAAGGGACCGGGGCTGACGGGACCCCTTTGCTCTCCCTCACGTGTAGGATGGATAAGGTGGGGGATGCCCTCGAGGAAGTGCTCAGCAAAGCCCTGAGTCAGCGCACCATCACCGTCGGGGTGTACGAGGCGGCCAAGCTGCTCAACGTGTAAGTGGGGCCCTCGCGAGTCCCTCGTGgcacccccttctctccccagccccgtCGGAGGCGACCTCGCCGAGCGCCCCCCCGCCCTGCAGCGCAGCTTCCTGCGGCTTCCCACCTGCCCCACGGGCAGCGGGCAGGACGGGGCCGACCCCGGGACCCGGGCGGGTATTGCGGGCGTCCACGAGGACGGGTGGTGTCTCTGCGCTCACCCGCCCCTCCCGCTGCCCTCAGCGACCCGGATAACGTGGTGCTGTGCCTGCTGGCGGCGGACGAGGACGACGACAGGGATGTGGCTCTGCAGATCCACTTCACCCTGATCCAGGCGTTCTGCTGCGAGAACGACATCAACATCCTGCGCGTCAGCAACCCGGGCCGACTGGCTGAGCTCCTGCTCCTGGAGACCGACGCAAGCCCAGCAGCGAGCGAGGGCGCCGAGCAGCCCCCGGACCTGCACTGCGTCCTGGTGACGGTAAGCGAGAGGGGGGATGCGGGCCGACTGGAGTGAAGAGTTCTGGAGGGGAGTGAGCGAGGGTTCAGAGTCGCCTGACTGCAGATCTGGAATGAGGGGGAGGGCAAGAGCGTGGCTGCTTTTGCCCCATTAGAGAGTGTGGCTGGACTTTCGGCCGAGATGTGCTAGTTTCATCATCAGGATTTTCTCTGGTACAGAACATGTCTAAGCACGTTGGAGGCTGCCAGCAGCGGAAGAGATCCTTGTGAGTCAGCATTGTCAGCCCAGCTACTCCCTACCTACATCTGCACTACCTCCCGTGACTAATTCCTTTAGTAGGGCAGATTAGATAAAGCCAAATAAATTCCTGGCTCACCCTCATTAAGGAGTCAGCTTCATTCGCCGCCActcagagttaaaaatagaaatggtgtAGGAGACAGACCTTATTAATTCCCTAGAAATACTTGAAGAGGGTAGAGTGGGAATTTTTTCTCTGcaatcttccattttttttaatgggcctTTTTTCCCTGGTAAAAACCTTTGGTAGATAGAGAACTTGTGTTTTCAGAGGTAATATGATAGctttgtcttttacattttactctttttaactGGTCTAGTTAAGTGGCAGCCTAACCATTTTGGTACTCTTGAAAATTACTACTCCTCTCCTGTCTTCGGAGAGGTATAACAGGTGGCATTTCTAGTTAACTGCTATGCAGCTTTCATCCATTGCACACACAGCATGGAAATATTCCTCAGAGTTGTTTTCACTCAGGTCTCTTCCACAGTACAACTTTGGTAGGACAAACCTGTGAATGATAATGTCatgcaaaactaaataaatatgctCTCGtgcaaaactaaataaataccaTGCATATGGGTTGCATGCGTTCAAACTTCGCAGAGTATGGTTTAGTGGAGAATTACCCTTAATGATTTTGCAGGAAACCAACTACCTAGAAGAAAGCTTATTTTTTATGGTTGTAACTGGTCTCTGTGTCACACAGCTAAAGTATAGAACGTTCAGGTTGTCTTCCTCTTAAAATGAGTGTAATTATTAGcaaatgctgatttttttaaaaatagtgaatttatttttctcaatttgttTCCAGAATCCACATTCATCACAGTGGAAGGATCCTGCCTTAAGTCAACTTATTTGTTTTTGCCGGGAAAGTCGCTACATGGATCAGTGGGTTCCAGTGATTAATCTCCCCGAACGGTGATGGCATCTGAATGAAAATAACTGAACCAAATTGCACTGAAGTTTTGAAATACCTTTGTAGTTACTCAAGCAGTTACTCCCCACACTGATGCAAGGATTACAGAAACTGATGTCAAGGGGCTGAGTGAGTTCAACTACATGTTCCGAGGGCCCGGAGATAGATGACTTTGCAGATGGAAAGAGgtgaaaatgaagaaggaagctGTGTTGAAACAAATACAagtcaaaaggaacaaaaattacaaagaaccacgcaggaaggaaaacaaactatGTATTAATTTAGAATGGTTGAGTTACATTTAAATAAACCAAATGCGCTTTGTTAAAGTTCAAATGTGCGGCAGTAGTTTGGGTATTTTTGGTTTATGTGccctcaaataaaagaaaaacagaaagggtTGATCctattttaaaaccatattttattgtattttgatgAGATGTTAAATTCtcaaagttttattataaattgtACTAAGTTATTTTATGACATGAGAAGTTATTTATGCTATAAATTTTTTGAAACACAATACCTACAATAAACTGGTATGGAATAATTGCATCATTTCTTAAtgtgtgcttttgtttcttttaacttggaatgtattttaaataagttttttttatatggaaaaattaaaacccttatgaaatcatatatatagtatatgtgtgtatctctATAGATAgatctctggtgtgtgtgtgtgtgtatttttttccacttttaaacaTTTGAGCTGGATGtggcatagttttattttttattctttatttaacagACATTTTACTAGGGCCCTACTCTATCTACATGGTGTCAAAAGTCAGAAAACCAAAGGTGATTTAAGAGGAGTTGGGGGACGCAGTTAGGGAAAAGGTGTTAGAGACTATACTTGCAAAATCTGAGTAGTTATAGTTCAGTGATATTAATGTTATAAGAAGACTATATGCAAAATACTAAGGAAGCAGAAAGGTGAAAGTGACCGAAGTTAACCTGCAAGACCAGGGAAGGTTTTATTGGGGAGACAGCAAGTTAAGTGGGTCTTAAAACACAAGTGTCACTTCCCCAGCTAGGATGCTGTTGGCAGCGACACTAGTTTGTGCAAAGGTGTGGAGCCCTGAAAGACCAAGCCCCCTGTTCGGGGAACAAAGAGTGATTGTGTGTGCGCCTCTggtgtagaaaagaaaaaggagagataagGTTGAAAAAGTAGGTGGGGATTAGGCCCAGACTATGAAGGCCATTCTGTTTCACCCTCAGGCATTTGGGCTTCCTTCTATAAACTTTGGGGATTCAGCAGAGGCCTTCACACAGGGAGTGACGTGATCAGTGTTCTAGGAAGATAACACCGGGGACTGTGAAAGGGGTTATTGGGATAAGAGGCTGTAGGTAATGCCAACCAGGAAGTGACCGTACCAGTCCAAGGCTGTGCATTTTGCAGAACCATATTTAAGGAATAGGGAAGTGGCCTGGCAAAGATTTCTGGTGCCCTTATTCTCTCCAGAGCTGTATGTTTTCCAGCTGAGCATTTCTGCTATGGCTTTGAGGGGTCTGGTTAAGTTAGATGGGGCAGATGgaagaagagaacaaaataaatgaaagccttCAGCAGAACAATCATCTCTTAGTTGGAACAGTCACTTGATAATTAACTGCAAAAATCTCCTGTAGGTATagccaaagaaagcaaaaatgctTACTGAGAAGTCTAACATGGCTTTAGTCCAcgggatattttttctttttctttttttttttttttttgcctatttggCAAAGGGCACCCTCAATGGCTCCCCTGCCATCTGTCTCCCATCCTTGTCATGACCACATATaatcagggaaaagcaaaagtctggagagaaaaacaaaccaactaaTACTAACAAAAAGCTCCAAGTTTCTGCATTTTAAGAATAACATGAGCCCGTGTGCCCTCCACCTTGCAATTAAgtttctctttttccacatcttACAGAAATGTGGGTTTTTAGGCCTTGTATAAactcattgtattttatttaagctGGTGCCTAATCCAAAGCATAACTAGTATTTAATACTTGTTTTCCCAAAAGATTGAGAGCAGTGAGTTTTCAATAGAATTTTCTTGCCTTCCTACTAAGGATTTTCAAGCCTCTTCCTCAGTTGCCTGATTTAAAACCCTTGCAAAGATGAGTAAATTAAAGCAGGAAGCAGGGAAGAGATCGGCAGCCTCGCCTGGTGTTGAAGACCACGGGGAGCAGCCAGTATTAGCCCCTCTGCATCTCGTTCTCCTCATCTAAAGATGGAGGTAAAATTACCCAGCTTGCAGAATCGTTACCTCTTCTACAAAACTGTATCTTCCCTAAAGGTAAGAGCTAATGTCTGGTTCATAATTGTAGCCCAGGATTTAGCACACTTGTCAGCAAGCAGTAGGTATTGAATTAgtatttgttgactaaatgaaTGATTTAGAAATAATGAATGCAAACcacctggcatataataaataaGTGCTCAGTATAGTGTGTCTATTACTAAACTGCAATAGCAATAGGGAAACTAAAAACCATCCATCAGATTTCTCTGATGCCTTAAAAcacagtataaatatatttattttgagaaaggagtTTAGAGTCTCTATTCTAAATTCATAGTGCTTAGAGGTATGAAGCAATTAATAGTCTACATTCTTCAGAGTGTTTTGTTTCAGGAAGGTCCCAACAATTAATGCAGAACtcttgttttgggttttgctttAAGTTTTAACTGTTGTTATTCTTCCCTGACGGAACATAACGCAAAGTTACCATTGCATTGAAAAACCCAATCATGAAACAGTTGATTGTAAACACGTGTGCAACTACCCAGACAACGTCTCCCTCTAATTGGTGTTAATATTCTTCAGTTCTTGCCTTAAATGCTATGAAAACCTACTTATTGCAAGTAGGTGGAAATGTTACAACAGGAACAAAGCTCTCTTCATCTAACTCAGGTATGCTGAATGTGGAAAACACCTATTTTTTCCACTGGCACCTTCACCTCAGTGTCATAGACGGCATTGCCTCCTCCTTTTACAATTAACCAAAGCCCTCAGTAAGTTAAACTTCTATACTACAAGGACTCGCGAAGGTAACTAATCACCTGTAATACATACATTActttccaaataaacaaaaagggtTCTTTCTAGGAAAGAGCATTTGTATACTGTCAACTGGAAGCAGTTCCAAACTTTCTTTTGAGATGCTTTGCTGTAACCCTTGTGAAACCATCGTTTCCTCAAATTGCAACTATAGAGGTTAAATTTTGTTCTTCAATATGTGGTAAGAAGCTGCAGTGTGACACGTGTTTCCTTCAAATGAACAAAACTCCCCATGACATGATTCATCACACAGGGCCGGTGTCCCTGAAATTgcactgaat
This Lynx canadensis isolate LIC74 chromosome C1, mLynCan4.pri.v2, whole genome shotgun sequence DNA region includes the following protein-coding sequences:
- the GADD45A gene encoding growth arrest and DNA damage-inducible protein GADD45 alpha — encoded protein: MTLEEFSAGEQKTERMDKVGDALEEVLSKALSQRTITVGVYEAAKLLNVDPDNVVLCLLAADEDDDRDVALQIHFTLIQAFCCENDINILRVSNPGRLAELLLLETDASPAASEGAEQPPDLHCVLVTNPHSSQWKDPALSQLICFCRESRYMDQWVPVINLPER